One Desulfatitalea tepidiphila genomic region harbors:
- a CDS encoding formylglycine-generating enzyme family protein — translation MKMFVNSLGMEFVQIPAGAFTMGSPADEPHRSDNEREHPVVIDKPFYLQTSEVTLGQWQAIMGSGFFLRWLGDKTLPATKISWFDACKFIQKLNAMGKGTYRLPTEAEWEYAARAGTRSAYAWGDRIDCSRAMYAGSYYGESGCIEQRPGLRTSQESPAPVKSFGPNAWGLYDMHGNVWEWVQDWFGPYPQTRQFNPQGPVSGKDRVRRGGSWFGPGHACRSANRAHAHPASRLHTTGFRLVFTPEP, via the coding sequence ATGAAAATGTTCGTCAATTCACTGGGTATGGAATTCGTGCAGATACCCGCAGGCGCTTTCACCATGGGCAGCCCTGCCGATGAACCCCATCGGAGCGACAACGAGCGGGAGCACCCGGTCGTCATCGACAAGCCGTTCTATCTGCAGACCAGCGAAGTCACCCTGGGCCAATGGCAGGCCATCATGGGCAGCGGTTTCTTTTTGCGCTGGCTGGGCGACAAAACCCTGCCGGCGACGAAAATCTCGTGGTTCGATGCCTGTAAATTCATCCAAAAGCTCAATGCGATGGGCAAAGGCACCTATCGATTGCCCACAGAGGCGGAATGGGAGTACGCCGCCCGCGCCGGGACCCGGAGCGCATATGCCTGGGGGGATCGCATCGACTGCTCGCGGGCCATGTATGCCGGCAGCTATTATGGGGAGAGCGGTTGCATAGAACAGCGCCCGGGGTTGCGAACCAGCCAGGAGAGCCCGGCGCCGGTCAAAAGCTTCGGCCCCAACGCCTGGGGGCTCTACGACATGCACGGAAATGTCTGGGAATGGGTCCAGGATTGGTTCGGCCCCTACCCTCAAACCCGGCAGTTCAACCCCCAGGGGCCTGTCAGCGGCAAGGATCGCGTGCGGCGCGGCGGCAGCTGGTTCGGTCCGGGACACGCCTGCCGATCGGCCAACCGCGCCCACGCCCATCCTGCCAGCCGACTTCACACGACGGGATTTCGCCTGGTTTTTACGCCCGAACCATAG
- a CDS encoding GNAT family N-acetyltransferase, which produces MPHPEADILLVQPPVHHPACYSTLLLRVAAVLQRDGHTIRRFHAGAGYFNYVVGNARVQADLQARVAERLQGGDDQGAEDGVRRKVLSRATEICVAGLTFREDPALLQGSPDDPDWADLSESVRRLDGLDKVLDLVSVACHPARIDRRGCVWPGLDDEQALAAYLVDSQHNPFFDYAGEAEVPDIASGRCAAVAVMVSAPGQMVGALTLARRWQRRWPTVAIAVCAAWKDWGTAAERLWAQLREPAADRVAALVHRAMDQAAAEMATPIQGAGPCSEAGSVRRLASAGVPSLSPSPAQSGGRVIVWEKPSGPMADISRLLFQSAKQGHWNHLVFTSGDDPELTAQIEQFANENPYIIHSWCRYESPLSRYSDEVWHFPEESPPYGATRPMAGRPVWMRLQDPVYLQTCVRTHGAKGLARQRLGDDGRLLPEVGSRLVYRYLPPDQLPSGYFDEICRMVEAGGTVGSQWLRHNLQRAYLIGYAEEDDLIAGNSSLKRPREEYVDAVSAQCGIDLHNYLERGYTSVRPEYRSLGIGAKLLEGLTERAGSYKIYSVIAEDNVATQKMAIRNRTRKVAAFFSERTRKQIGIWVPEWMLPEDFELPPQPDLS; this is translated from the coding sequence ATGCCCCACCCCGAGGCCGATATTCTTCTGGTGCAGCCGCCGGTTCACCATCCGGCATGTTATTCGACCCTCCTTCTGAGGGTCGCGGCCGTGTTGCAGCGCGACGGTCATACCATCCGTCGTTTCCATGCCGGTGCGGGATATTTCAACTATGTAGTGGGGAATGCCCGTGTGCAGGCCGATTTGCAGGCACGGGTCGCCGAGCGTCTGCAGGGCGGCGATGACCAGGGGGCGGAAGATGGGGTCCGGCGAAAGGTTCTATCCCGTGCCACGGAAATCTGTGTCGCCGGCTTAACCTTTCGGGAGGATCCGGCTCTCTTGCAGGGATCGCCGGACGACCCTGACTGGGCCGATCTCTCTGAAAGCGTTCGTCGGTTGGATGGCCTCGACAAGGTTTTGGATCTGGTATCGGTCGCCTGCCATCCCGCCCGAATCGATCGCCGAGGTTGTGTTTGGCCGGGGCTCGATGACGAACAGGCTTTGGCCGCCTATCTGGTTGATTCGCAGCACAACCCATTTTTCGACTATGCAGGCGAGGCAGAGGTGCCGGACATCGCTTCGGGCCGGTGCGCCGCAGTGGCAGTGATGGTCTCTGCACCCGGCCAGATGGTCGGGGCGTTGACCCTGGCGCGCCGGTGGCAACGGCGGTGGCCGACGGTCGCAATTGCCGTTTGTGCCGCCTGGAAAGATTGGGGCACGGCGGCCGAACGGCTTTGGGCCCAACTGCGCGAACCGGCGGCAGACCGGGTCGCCGCATTGGTGCATCGGGCCATGGACCAAGCGGCTGCGGAGATGGCGACGCCAATACAGGGGGCGGGACCTTGCAGCGAAGCGGGGAGTGTTCGCCGGTTGGCGTCGGCAGGGGTGCCATCTCTTTCGCCATCTCCGGCGCAAAGCGGGGGGCGGGTGATCGTCTGGGAAAAGCCCAGCGGGCCGATGGCGGATATCAGCCGCCTGCTGTTCCAGTCGGCCAAACAGGGGCATTGGAATCACCTGGTGTTCACTTCGGGGGATGATCCTGAGCTGACGGCGCAGATCGAACAGTTTGCCAATGAAAACCCTTACATCATCCACTCCTGGTGCCGGTATGAAAGTCCCCTTTCGCGATACAGCGACGAGGTGTGGCATTTTCCGGAAGAGAGCCCACCCTATGGCGCCACGCGGCCCATGGCCGGACGACCGGTGTGGATGCGGCTGCAAGACCCGGTCTATCTTCAGACCTGTGTCCGGACGCACGGAGCCAAAGGCTTGGCCCGCCAACGTTTGGGCGATGACGGTCGTCTCCTGCCGGAAGTGGGCAGCCGCCTGGTCTATCGCTACCTGCCGCCAGATCAGTTGCCGTCCGGATATTTCGACGAAATTTGCCGCATGGTCGAGGCCGGCGGCACGGTGGGCAGCCAGTGGCTGCGCCATAACCTGCAACGTGCGTACCTGATCGGCTATGCGGAAGAAGATGATTTGATCGCGGGCAATTCCAGTCTGAAACGGCCGCGGGAAGAGTATGTGGACGCAGTGAGCGCGCAATGCGGCATCGACCTGCACAACTACCTGGAGCGCGGCTACACCTCCGTGCGACCCGAGTACCGCAGCCTGGGAATCGGTGCCAAGCTTCTGGAGGGTTTGACGGAGAGAGCCGGAAGCTACAAGATTTACTCGGTCATCGCCGAAGACAACGTGGCCACCCAGAAGATGGCCATTCGCAACAGGACCCGAAAGGTCGCCGCATTTTTCAGCGAACGGACCCGGAAGCAGATCGGCATCTGGGTGCCCGAGTGGATGCTTCCCGAGGACTTTGAACTGCCCCCGCAGCCCGATTTGAGTTGA
- a CDS encoding ATP-grasp domain-containing protein — MDSKRKQIGVITVRGPDYHPTRRLAEAARERGCDLEPINPYRVWPAYREGSAVLLGDRRAVYLDAVLPRQGAEIKDAALPLIAHMAQMGVAVINRLPAIERAKHKFFTLQALAGAALPVARTVFVSAAEGIEAALDEFGAPGAVLKPVSGRQGSGICRIYPGEVLPRHIRIELDNGRGVLVQQYIEPEGRQDLRALVIGGKVAGAMALAPAQGDFRANVHLGGQGRVLELSASLAETAIRAAAAVGLEIAGVDLMVAADGRVLVNEVNYAPGFKGLEAATGKDIAGAMIDYVLRVLGSNI; from the coding sequence ATGGATTCGAAGCGGAAGCAGATCGGGGTCATCACCGTGCGCGGCCCGGACTACCATCCAACCCGGCGGCTTGCGGAAGCCGCTCGAGAACGGGGATGCGATCTTGAGCCGATCAATCCCTATCGCGTATGGCCCGCTTATCGCGAGGGGAGCGCCGTGCTGCTCGGCGATCGGCGGGCCGTCTACCTGGATGCGGTCCTGCCGCGCCAGGGGGCCGAAATCAAGGATGCCGCCCTGCCGCTCATCGCGCATATGGCCCAGATGGGTGTCGCGGTGATCAACCGGTTGCCGGCCATCGAAAGGGCCAAGCACAAGTTCTTCACGTTGCAGGCTCTTGCAGGGGCCGCCCTACCGGTGGCCCGCACCGTCTTTGTCTCCGCGGCCGAGGGCATCGAGGCGGCCCTGGATGAATTCGGGGCGCCCGGGGCGGTGCTCAAACCCGTCAGCGGACGACAGGGCAGCGGCATTTGCAGAATCTATCCAGGGGAAGTACTGCCCCGCCACATTCGGATCGAACTCGACAACGGCCGCGGCGTCCTGGTACAGCAGTATATCGAACCCGAAGGGCGGCAGGATCTGCGGGCGCTGGTCATCGGCGGGAAGGTGGCAGGGGCCATGGCGCTGGCGCCCGCTCAAGGGGATTTTCGCGCCAATGTGCATCTGGGCGGGCAGGGCCGCGTGCTGGAACTTTCCGCTTCATTGGCGGAAACCGCCATTCGTGCCGCGGCCGCCGTTGGATTGGAGATCGCCGGGGTCGACCTGATGGTCGCGGCCGATGGTCGTGTGCTGGTCAACGAGGTGAATTACGCGCCCGGCTTCAAGGGCCTGGAGGCGGCCACGGGCAAGGATATCGCCGGCGCCATGATCGACTATGTGCTGCGCGTGTTGGGTTCCAACATTTGA